In Microbacterium binotii, one DNA window encodes the following:
- a CDS encoding glycerol-3-phosphate dehydrogenase/oxidase yields the protein MSLSPSLRPQVAQIRDAQDLDVLIVGGGINGIATLRDLSLQGVKAALVERGDFVSGASSASSHMVHGGVRYLENGEFRLVKEAVTERNALLKTAPHYVRPLPTTIPIFKTFSGILSAPFRLLVTHGRGKPNERGALLIKIGLVIYDTFSRDGGSVPRHRFVGKKKSLADFPKMNEGLAYTATYYDASMHDPERLALDVLSDGLEDGSAMAANYVTAIGADENGVLLRDEVTGTEFTVAAKVVLNTSGPWTDLTNAALGTPTRYMGGTKGSHIVLDNPELLAATRGREIFFEHSDGRIVLIYPLKGRVLVGTTDIDADPSKKVTCTDDEIQYFFDLVRHVFPTIEVDRSQIVYTFSGIRPLPRHDDTAPGFVSRDYRIVDGTLGKTPTLSLVGGKWTTFRALAEHLSTRALEKLGRTHRVSTQGLAIGGGKGYPMTPEARRAWVAERSGRHSASLVLSLLDRYGTRAEAVLADLPAQPSELEHAHGYFREELAYLARTEQVVHLIDLLLRRTDIAFVGGLSTATLQEAAEAIAEPLGWDDERVSEEIAHATQILRDDHRIDLAEGGRLAS from the coding sequence ATGTCGCTCTCTCCCTCGCTACGGCCTCAGGTCGCACAGATCCGCGACGCTCAGGATCTCGACGTTCTCATCGTGGGCGGCGGGATCAACGGCATCGCCACGCTCCGCGACCTCTCGCTCCAGGGGGTCAAGGCCGCCCTGGTCGAGCGCGGGGACTTCGTCTCCGGCGCATCGAGCGCGTCCAGCCACATGGTGCACGGCGGCGTGCGCTACCTCGAGAACGGCGAGTTCCGCCTCGTGAAGGAGGCGGTCACCGAACGCAACGCGCTGCTGAAGACAGCCCCGCACTACGTCCGGCCTCTGCCGACGACGATCCCCATCTTCAAGACCTTCTCGGGGATCCTGTCCGCGCCCTTCCGGCTGCTGGTCACACACGGTCGCGGCAAGCCCAACGAGCGTGGTGCGCTGCTGATCAAGATCGGCCTCGTGATCTACGACACCTTCTCGCGCGACGGCGGCTCCGTCCCGCGGCACCGGTTCGTCGGCAAGAAGAAGTCGCTCGCCGACTTCCCGAAGATGAACGAGGGGCTCGCCTACACGGCGACGTACTACGACGCCTCCATGCACGACCCGGAGCGCCTCGCTCTGGACGTCCTCTCGGACGGCCTCGAGGACGGCTCCGCGATGGCCGCGAACTACGTCACGGCGATCGGCGCGGACGAGAACGGCGTGCTGCTTCGCGACGAGGTCACGGGCACCGAGTTCACCGTGGCGGCCAAGGTCGTCCTGAACACGTCGGGGCCGTGGACCGACCTCACCAACGCCGCCCTCGGAACCCCCACCCGCTACATGGGCGGCACGAAGGGCTCGCACATCGTGCTCGACAACCCGGAGCTGCTGGCGGCCACCCGCGGTCGGGAGATCTTCTTCGAGCACTCGGACGGGCGCATCGTGCTGATCTACCCGCTCAAGGGCCGCGTCCTCGTCGGCACCACCGACATCGACGCCGACCCTTCGAAGAAGGTCACCTGCACCGACGACGAGATCCAGTACTTCTTCGACCTCGTGCGCCACGTCTTCCCGACGATCGAGGTCGACCGGTCTCAGATCGTCTACACCTTCTCCGGCATCCGTCCGCTGCCGCGTCACGACGACACGGCTCCGGGCTTCGTCTCCCGCGACTACCGCATCGTCGACGGCACGCTCGGCAAGACGCCGACCCTCAGCCTCGTCGGCGGCAAGTGGACGACCTTCCGCGCGCTGGCGGAGCACCTCAGCACCCGCGCGCTCGAGAAACTGGGCCGCACGCACCGAGTGAGCACGCAGGGCCTGGCGATCGGCGGCGGCAAGGGTTACCCGATGACCCCGGAAGCGCGCCGCGCGTGGGTCGCCGAGCGCAGCGGTCGTCACTCCGCATCGCTCGTACTCAGTCTGCTGGACCGCTACGGCACCCGCGCCGAGGCCGTGCTCGCCGACCTCCCGGCCCAGCCGAGCGAGCTCGAGCACGCGCACGGCTACTTCCGCGAAGAACTCGCCTACCTCGCGCGCACCGAGCAGGTCGTGCACCTCATCGACCTGCTGCTGCGCCGCACGGACATCGCCTTCGTCGGCGGGCTGAGCACGGCCACCCTCCAGGAGGCCGCCGAGGCGATCGCCGAGCCGCTCGGTTGGGATGACGAGCGGGTGAGCGAGGAGATCGCTCACGCCACCCAGATCCTTCGGGACGACCACCGTATCGACCTCGCGGAGGGCGGACGGCTGGCTTCCTGA
- a CDS encoding lysophospholipid acyltransferase family protein: MTDAQSRDAENVPDPRASESKPVTDVGFAYFLGRRVLAPLARVAYRPRIEGRQNVPRTGPVIFAANHLSFIDSFAIPMAAPRPVQFLAKSSYFDGPGLKGWLSRQIFLGLGANPVERGAGQAALDALDQQKRMLEAGKAIALYPEGTRSLDGRLYKGRTGVAFLALQTGAPVVPVGLIGTNEAMPVGAKFPRTNPRVTIRFGEPLDLSAHGPASSGRARRAATDELMAAIHALSEQELAGTYNEVPAHGAIERIKRVLPHERL, translated from the coding sequence GTGACAGATGCGCAGAGCCGCGACGCGGAGAACGTTCCCGATCCGCGCGCATCCGAATCCAAGCCGGTGACGGATGTCGGCTTCGCGTACTTCCTCGGGCGCCGCGTGCTGGCCCCTCTGGCACGCGTGGCCTACCGCCCGCGCATCGAGGGGCGCCAGAATGTCCCGCGCACCGGACCGGTGATCTTCGCCGCGAACCACCTCTCGTTCATCGACTCCTTCGCCATTCCCATGGCAGCGCCCCGGCCGGTCCAGTTCCTCGCCAAGTCGAGCTACTTCGACGGACCGGGGCTCAAGGGCTGGCTCTCGCGGCAGATCTTCCTCGGCCTCGGGGCGAACCCCGTCGAGCGCGGCGCGGGACAGGCGGCGCTGGACGCGCTCGACCAGCAGAAGCGGATGCTGGAGGCCGGTAAGGCCATCGCGCTCTATCCCGAGGGCACGCGATCACTCGACGGCAGGCTCTACAAGGGACGCACCGGCGTCGCCTTCCTCGCTCTCCAGACCGGCGCACCCGTGGTGCCTGTCGGCCTGATCGGCACGAACGAGGCTATGCCCGTGGGAGCGAAGTTCCCGCGCACGAATCCGCGCGTGACGATCCGCTTCGGCGAGCCGCTCGATCTCTCGGCGCACGGCCCCGCCAGCTCCGGACGTGCCCGCCGCGCGGCGACCGACGAGCTCATGGCGGCGATCCACGCCCTCTCGGAGCAGGAGTTGGCGGGCACCTACAACGAGGTGCCCGCGCACGGCGCCATCGAACGCATCAAGCGGGTCCTGCCTCACGAGCGCCTCTGA
- the dhaK gene encoding dihydroxyacetone kinase subunit DhaK → MKKFINDPTQVLSDALTGIRLAHPELRVDSANRVIFRAEATRPGKVALVSGGGSGHEPMHGGFVGTGMLDAACAGEVFTSPTPDQILAATVGADSGAGVLHIVKNYTGDVLNFEMAAELAAAEGVRVESVVVADDVAVQDSTWTAGRRGVGTTVVLEKIVGAAAEEGMDLDALAALATRVSESGRSMGVALTSCTVPAAGKPTFDLPEDEMEVGVGIHGEPGRSRVPLASAHEIARMLVDPIVHDFGDARGDAIVLLSGLGATPLIEQYLLYGEIAPLLTEAGFDVRRVLVGDYITSLDMAGASLTVVRADDEFVRLWDAPVVTPGLRWGA, encoded by the coding sequence GTGAAGAAGTTCATCAACGACCCGACCCAGGTACTCTCCGATGCTCTGACCGGCATCCGACTCGCCCATCCCGAGCTGCGGGTCGATTCCGCCAACCGCGTCATCTTCCGCGCCGAGGCGACACGACCCGGCAAGGTCGCGCTCGTCTCCGGCGGCGGCTCCGGCCACGAACCCATGCACGGCGGGTTCGTGGGGACGGGAATGCTCGACGCCGCCTGTGCGGGCGAGGTGTTCACCTCCCCCACCCCCGACCAGATCCTCGCTGCCACCGTCGGGGCCGATTCCGGCGCCGGCGTCCTGCACATCGTCAAGAACTACACCGGCGACGTCCTCAACTTCGAGATGGCGGCAGAACTCGCCGCCGCAGAGGGTGTGCGCGTCGAGTCGGTGGTGGTCGCCGACGACGTCGCGGTTCAGGACTCCACCTGGACGGCGGGACGGCGGGGCGTGGGCACGACCGTCGTCCTCGAGAAGATCGTGGGCGCCGCAGCCGAGGAGGGCATGGACCTCGACGCCCTCGCCGCTCTCGCCACCCGCGTCAGCGAGAGCGGGCGCTCCATGGGCGTCGCGCTGACCAGCTGCACCGTGCCCGCGGCGGGCAAACCGACCTTCGACCTCCCGGAGGACGAGATGGAGGTGGGCGTCGGCATCCACGGCGAACCGGGACGTTCGCGCGTGCCCCTCGCCAGCGCCCACGAGATCGCCCGCATGCTCGTCGACCCGATCGTGCATGATTTCGGCGACGCGCGCGGCGACGCCATCGTGCTGCTGTCCGGCCTCGGCGCCACTCCTCTGATCGAGCAGTACCTCCTGTACGGCGAGATCGCCCCGCTGCTCACGGAGGCGGGCTTCGACGTGCGCCGCGTGCTGGTCGGCGACTACATCACGAGCCTCGACATGGCCGGCGCCTCGCTGACCGTCGTGCGTGCCGACGACGAGTTCGTGCGCCTCTGGGATGCTCCGGTGGTCACGCCGGGCCTGCGCTGGGGAGCGTGA
- the dhaL gene encoding dihydroxyacetone kinase subunit DhaL yields the protein MAAATLETLTAWISGFRDQIVQHQAELTELDSVIGDADHGSNMARGMAAVVTAVEATPPADAAALFKTVGMTLVSTVGGASGPLYGTFFLRFGGAAGATDAMDAAALGTALRAGAEGVRTRGKAEPGDKTMLDAMLPAVDAWEQATAAGSDLAAVASAAADAAEAGRDATTPLVARKGRASYLGERSAGHQDPGATSTALLFTTLRDAVTAA from the coding sequence ATGGCCGCAGCCACCCTCGAGACGCTGACCGCGTGGATCTCCGGCTTCCGCGACCAGATCGTCCAGCACCAGGCGGAGCTCACCGAGCTCGACTCCGTCATCGGCGACGCCGACCACGGCTCCAACATGGCGCGCGGCATGGCGGCGGTCGTGACGGCGGTCGAGGCGACCCCGCCGGCGGATGCGGCGGCGCTGTTCAAGACCGTCGGGATGACGCTGGTCTCGACCGTCGGCGGGGCGAGCGGGCCGCTGTACGGCACGTTCTTCCTCCGCTTCGGGGGCGCGGCGGGCGCCACCGACGCGATGGACGCCGCCGCCCTCGGCACGGCGCTCCGCGCCGGCGCCGAGGGCGTTCGCACACGCGGCAAGGCCGAGCCCGGTGACAAGACGATGCTGGATGCGATGCTCCCCGCCGTCGACGCGTGGGAGCAGGCGACGGCCGCGGGTTCGGATCTCGCGGCCGTCGCCTCCGCCGCCGCCGATGCGGCCGAGGCCGGTCGTGACGCCACCACCCCGCTCGTGGCGCGCAAGGGTCGGGCGAGCTATCTCGGTGAACGAAGCGCGGGTCATCAGGATCCGGGGGCGACATCCACGGCACTGCTGTTCACGACGCTGCGGGACGCGGTGACGGCCGCATGA
- the dxr gene encoding 1-deoxy-D-xylulose-5-phosphate reductoisomerase, producing MRRVVVLGSTGSIGTQALEVIRNNPDRFRVVGLAAGTDRAVLEAQAAEFGVADTALGAVEAEALVRGVDADVVLNGITGSVGLGPTLAALEEGRTLALANKESLIVGGELVTALAAPGQIVPVDSEHSAIAQALRSGRPSEVRRLVLTASGGPFRGRTREQLAAATPAEALAHPTWDMGRVVTTNSASLVNKGLEVIEAHLLFGVPYAQIDVVVHPQSIVHSMVEFVDGSTIAQASPPDMRLPISLGLDWPQRVSGVGAPLDFTRASTWTFEPLDEEAFPAVALAKSVGEAGRTYPAVFNAANEQAVDAFHEGRIGFVDIVDIVRRVVDTHEAPATLSREGLADAESWARRAADAAVAASGQ from the coding sequence GTGCGGCGCGTCGTCGTCCTCGGCTCCACCGGGTCGATCGGCACCCAGGCGCTGGAGGTGATCCGGAACAATCCGGATCGCTTCCGCGTCGTCGGTCTGGCCGCGGGTACCGACCGCGCGGTTCTGGAGGCGCAGGCGGCGGAGTTCGGCGTCGCCGACACGGCGCTCGGGGCCGTCGAGGCGGAGGCGCTCGTTCGGGGCGTCGACGCGGATGTCGTCCTCAACGGCATCACGGGCTCCGTCGGGCTCGGTCCGACGCTGGCCGCGCTCGAGGAGGGGCGCACGCTGGCGCTCGCGAACAAGGAGTCGCTCATCGTCGGCGGCGAGCTGGTGACGGCGCTGGCTGCGCCGGGGCAGATCGTCCCCGTGGACTCCGAGCATTCGGCGATCGCGCAGGCCCTGCGCTCGGGCAGGCCCTCCGAGGTGCGTCGGCTCGTGCTCACCGCGTCCGGCGGACCGTTCCGAGGGCGCACCCGTGAGCAGCTCGCCGCGGCCACGCCGGCCGAGGCTCTCGCCCACCCGACGTGGGACATGGGGCGCGTGGTGACCACGAACTCGGCGAGCCTCGTGAACAAGGGGCTCGAGGTCATCGAGGCGCATCTGCTGTTCGGGGTGCCCTACGCGCAGATCGACGTCGTGGTGCATCCGCAGTCGATCGTCCACTCCATGGTCGAGTTCGTGGACGGATCGACGATCGCCCAGGCGTCGCCGCCGGACATGCGCCTGCCGATCTCGCTGGGGCTCGACTGGCCGCAGCGGGTGAGCGGCGTCGGAGCACCCCTCGACTTCACCCGTGCATCGACCTGGACGTTCGAGCCGCTCGACGAGGAGGCGTTCCCGGCGGTCGCGCTCGCCAAGAGCGTGGGAGAGGCGGGGCGCACGTACCCCGCGGTGTTCAACGCGGCCAACGAGCAGGCGGTCGACGCGTTCCACGAGGGGCGCATCGGTTTCGTCGACATCGTCGACATCGTCCGTCGCGTCGTCGACACGCACGAGGCCCCCGCTACGCTGAGTCGCGAGGGCCTGGCCGACGCCGAGAGCTGGGCGCGCCGTGCGGCGGATGCGGCGGTGGCGGCGTCCGGTCAGTAG
- the glpK gene encoding glycerol kinase GlpK, translating into MADYVLAIDQGTTSTRAMIFDRKGSVISVGQKEHEQIFPKAGWVEHDPAEIWRNTQEVIGLALSRADITRHDIAAIGITNQRETAVVWDKNTGKPVYNAIVWQDTRTQSIVDRLADGDTDRYKDIVGLPLATYFSGTKIVWILENVEGAREKAEAGDLIFGTTDTWVLWNLTGGTEGGVHATDVTNASRTLFMDLETLQWRDDILADFGVPRSMMPEIRSSSEVYGTAESSSLLRETPVAGILGDQQAATFGQAAYDPGESKNTYGTGNFLIFQTGEEIVRSKNGLLTTLGYKLGDGPAHYALEGSIAVTGSLIQWLRDQLGIISSAPEVETLAESVDDNGGVYFVPAFSGLFAPYWRPDARGAIVGMTRYVNKGHIARAALEATAFQSREVLDAVNADSGVDLTELKVDGGMTANDALMQFQADILGVPVVRPVVAETTALGAAYAAGLAVGFWDNLDDLRANWQEDKRWEPNMDPEERDRQLRLWKKAVTKSMDWVDDDVR; encoded by the coding sequence ATGGCTGACTACGTCCTCGCCATCGACCAGGGAACCACCTCGACGCGCGCGATGATCTTCGACCGCAAGGGAAGCGTGATCTCCGTCGGGCAGAAGGAGCACGAGCAGATCTTCCCGAAGGCGGGCTGGGTCGAGCACGACCCCGCCGAGATCTGGCGCAACACCCAGGAGGTCATCGGCCTCGCGCTGAGCCGCGCCGACATCACCCGTCACGACATCGCCGCGATCGGCATCACCAACCAGCGCGAGACCGCCGTGGTCTGGGACAAGAACACCGGGAAGCCCGTCTACAACGCGATCGTCTGGCAGGACACCCGCACGCAGTCGATCGTCGACCGTCTCGCAGACGGTGACACCGACCGCTACAAGGACATCGTGGGCCTGCCTCTGGCGACCTACTTCTCCGGAACCAAGATCGTGTGGATCCTCGAGAACGTCGAGGGCGCGCGAGAGAAGGCGGAGGCCGGCGACCTGATCTTCGGCACGACCGACACATGGGTGCTTTGGAACCTCACCGGCGGCACCGAGGGCGGCGTTCACGCGACGGACGTCACCAACGCGAGCCGGACGCTGTTCATGGATCTGGAGACGCTGCAGTGGCGCGACGACATCCTCGCCGACTTCGGCGTGCCGCGCTCGATGATGCCGGAGATCCGCTCCTCGTCGGAGGTCTACGGCACCGCCGAGTCCTCGTCGCTGCTGCGCGAGACCCCGGTCGCCGGCATCCTGGGCGACCAGCAGGCCGCCACCTTCGGTCAGGCGGCATACGACCCGGGCGAGAGCAAGAACACCTACGGCACCGGCAACTTCCTGATCTTCCAGACGGGCGAGGAGATCGTCCGCTCCAAGAACGGGCTGCTCACGACACTCGGATACAAGCTGGGCGACGGTCCGGCGCACTACGCCCTCGAGGGCTCGATCGCGGTCACCGGTTCCCTGATCCAGTGGCTGCGCGACCAGCTCGGCATCATCTCGTCCGCACCCGAGGTCGAGACGCTCGCCGAGAGCGTCGACGACAACGGCGGCGTGTACTTCGTGCCGGCGTTCTCGGGCCTGTTCGCTCCGTACTGGCGCCCGGATGCCCGCGGCGCGATCGTCGGCATGACCCGATACGTGAACAAGGGCCACATCGCCCGTGCCGCGCTCGAGGCGACGGCCTTCCAGTCGCGCGAGGTGCTCGACGCGGTCAACGCCGACTCCGGCGTCGATCTCACCGAGCTGAAGGTCGACGGCGGCATGACCGCCAACGACGCCCTCATGCAGTTCCAGGCCGACATCCTGGGCGTCCCGGTCGTACGCCCGGTCGTCGCCGAGACCACGGCTCTGGGTGCGGCGTACGCTGCGGGCCTGGCCGTCGGCTTCTGGGACAACCTCGACGATCTGCGCGCCAACTGGCAGGAGGACAAGCGCTGGGAGCCGAACATGGATCCCGAGGAGCGCGACCGTCAACTGCGCCTGTGGAAGAAGGCCGTCACCAAGTCCATGGACTGGGTCGACGACGACGTGCGCTGA
- a CDS encoding sugar-binding transcriptional regulator: MAEAGSMKVRDALRAAQLYYLQDLTMEAIAREMHTSRSSVSRLISHARDTGLVSISVHSPLAARSQIEERLAERFGITVHIVPTTSHIGEAERLDRTALSAARILSEHVDSSMTVGIAWGSTLSAIARHLPTKRTHDTHVVQMNGAANGHTFGVPYAGEILSRFGAAWSASVHHFPVPALFDEAATKDAMWRERSVRAVLQMQRRVGLFVFGLGSPRAAVPSHVYSGDYFDQRDLALIEQEGVVGDCATMFYRIDGSSDIPSLNLRSSGPDLDDVRRIPRRFCVMSGLSKIDALQGALAAGLITDLVLEETVARRLMSLSRMSPRAAQTSPKPSSTRARSASIAG, translated from the coding sequence ATGGCGGAGGCCGGGTCGATGAAGGTGCGCGACGCGTTGCGCGCAGCACAGCTGTACTACCTGCAGGACCTCACGATGGAGGCGATCGCGCGCGAGATGCACACCTCGCGCTCCTCGGTCTCCCGGTTGATCTCCCATGCGCGCGACACGGGCCTGGTGTCGATCTCGGTGCACTCCCCGCTCGCGGCGCGCAGCCAGATCGAGGAACGGCTGGCGGAGAGGTTCGGCATCACGGTGCACATCGTGCCGACCACGAGTCACATCGGCGAGGCCGAGCGTCTCGATCGCACCGCGTTGTCCGCTGCGCGCATCCTGAGCGAGCACGTCGACTCGTCGATGACCGTCGGCATCGCGTGGGGATCGACGCTGTCGGCCATCGCCCGACACCTGCCGACCAAGCGCACCCACGACACGCACGTGGTGCAGATGAACGGAGCAGCCAACGGACACACCTTCGGTGTCCCGTACGCGGGCGAGATCCTCTCGCGATTCGGCGCCGCGTGGTCCGCCTCCGTGCACCATTTCCCGGTGCCCGCGCTCTTCGACGAGGCAGCGACGAAGGACGCGATGTGGCGGGAGAGGTCGGTGCGCGCCGTGCTGCAGATGCAGCGTCGCGTCGGCCTGTTCGTGTTCGGACTCGGATCGCCCCGCGCGGCCGTCCCCTCGCACGTCTACTCCGGTGACTACTTCGACCAGCGCGACCTGGCGCTCATCGAGCAGGAGGGCGTGGTCGGCGACTGCGCGACGATGTTCTACCGCATCGACGGATCCTCCGACATCCCGTCGCTGAATCTGCGATCCAGCGGCCCCGATCTCGACGACGTCCGCCGCATCCCGCGCCGCTTCTGCGTCATGTCGGGCCTGTCGAAGATCGACGCGCTGCAGGGCGCCCTGGCGGCAGGGCTCATCACGGACCTCGTGCTGGAGGAGACCGTCGCCCGGCGGCTCATGAGCCTCTCGCGCATGAGCCCCCGGGCGGCTCAGACCTCGCCGAAGCCGTCTTCGACGAGGGCGCGCAGCGCGTCGATCGCGGGCTGA
- a CDS encoding MIP/aquaporin family protein, producing MNEVNLGLYFLSETVGTAMLLLLGCGVVANVALAKTKGNGGGFLLVNWGWGLAVFAGVIVSAYSGAQLNPAVSIGLLVHGDISATQFGIAVLAQMLGAIIGAVLCWVAYKQHFDDEPDPANKLGVFSTGPAIRSYGWNLMTEIIATFVLVFVIFGFRDYGVADIGVPGGLGGLAAVPVALLVVGIGASLGGPTGYAINPARDLGPRIAHAILPIKGKGSSDWSYSWVPVVGPLIGGSLAGLLAPLLLGFVAA from the coding sequence ATGAACGAAGTCAATCTCGGTTTGTACTTCCTCTCCGAGACCGTGGGAACGGCCATGCTGCTGTTGCTCGGTTGCGGTGTGGTGGCGAACGTCGCTCTGGCGAAGACCAAGGGCAATGGCGGCGGATTCCTGCTCGTCAACTGGGGCTGGGGCCTCGCGGTCTTCGCCGGCGTCATCGTCTCGGCGTACTCCGGTGCACAGCTGAACCCGGCCGTGTCCATCGGTCTCCTCGTGCACGGCGACATCAGCGCCACGCAGTTCGGAATCGCTGTGCTCGCCCAGATGCTGGGTGCCATCATCGGCGCCGTCCTATGCTGGGTCGCCTACAAGCAGCACTTCGACGACGAGCCCGACCCGGCGAACAAGCTCGGGGTCTTCTCCACGGGGCCGGCGATCCGCTCGTACGGCTGGAACCTCATGACGGAGATCATCGCGACCTTCGTGCTCGTGTTCGTCATCTTCGGATTCCGTGACTACGGCGTCGCCGACATCGGCGTCCCCGGTGGCCTCGGGGGCCTCGCCGCCGTGCCGGTGGCCCTGCTCGTGGTCGGCATCGGCGCCTCGCTCGGTGGCCCGACCGGATACGCCATCAACCCTGCCCGCGACCTCGGCCCGCGTATCGCCCACGCCATCCTGCCCATCAAGGGCAAGGGCTCCAGCGACTGGTCCTACTCGTGGGTGCCGGTCGTCGGTCCGCTCATCGGCGGCTCCCTCGCCGGTCTGCTCGCCCCGCTCCTGCTGGGCTTCGTCGCGGCCTGA
- a CDS encoding FKBP-type peptidyl-prolyl cis-trans isomerase: protein MRRPLLILSALAVSALALAGCSAASSPDATSAPTASAAADLCADVASSGAASDAVSVSGEVGQQPTATFTAPLDISDVERTVVTEGTGTPIAAGDYVTYALAAFDATTGQLQGSVGYDGTPVQPQPVAAESVLGKVLGCATPGTRVVATLPASSDSAAQVFVVDLISSTPEAQWCQAEPFAGEAPAVTFTDDKPTITIPASAPEDGVRVEVLKEGDGDTVGAGDTVEVNYAGVKWSDGSTFDSSYDRGQTASFSTDGVVVGFKRALEGQKAGSQVLVSMSPSCGYGEAGSSQQQLAGETLVFVIDIVSTKPTEG from the coding sequence GTGCGCCGTCCGCTCCTCATCCTGTCCGCACTCGCGGTCAGCGCCCTCGCTCTTGCCGGATGCTCCGCCGCATCCTCGCCCGACGCGACCTCCGCCCCGACGGCGAGCGCCGCAGCGGACCTCTGCGCCGACGTCGCCTCCTCGGGCGCCGCCTCCGATGCGGTCAGCGTGTCGGGTGAGGTCGGCCAGCAGCCGACCGCGACCTTCACCGCTCCGTTGGACATCTCCGACGTGGAGCGGACCGTGGTCACCGAGGGCACCGGCACCCCCATCGCCGCGGGCGACTACGTCACCTACGCGCTCGCCGCCTTCGACGCGACCACGGGCCAGCTCCAGGGATCCGTGGGATACGACGGCACGCCCGTGCAGCCGCAGCCTGTCGCGGCCGAGAGCGTGCTCGGCAAGGTCCTCGGCTGTGCCACCCCCGGAACCCGCGTCGTGGCGACCCTTCCCGCGAGCAGTGACAGCGCCGCACAGGTGTTCGTCGTGGATCTCATCTCTTCGACGCCCGAGGCGCAGTGGTGCCAGGCGGAGCCGTTCGCTGGCGAGGCGCCCGCGGTGACCTTCACCGACGACAAGCCCACGATCACGATTCCCGCATCGGCCCCTGAGGATGGCGTCCGTGTCGAGGTGCTCAAGGAGGGTGACGGCGACACCGTCGGCGCCGGCGATACGGTCGAGGTCAACTACGCGGGCGTGAAGTGGTCGGACGGCTCGACGTTCGATTCGAGCTACGACCGCGGACAGACGGCGAGCTTCTCCACCGACGGCGTCGTGGTGGGCTTCAAGCGAGCGCTGGAAGGGCAGAAGGCCGGCTCGCAGGTGCTGGTGTCGATGTCGCCGTCGTGCGGCTACGGCGAGGCCGGATCGTCGCAGCAGCAGCTGGCGGGGGAGACGCTCGTCTTCGTCATCGACATCGTCTCCACGAAGCCGACCGAGGGCTGA
- the dhaM gene encoding dihydroxyacetone kinase phosphoryl donor subunit DhaM, translating to MIGFVVVSHSRPLAEAAVALATQMVAEGPPPIEIAAGSADGGFGTDAAAIAASIDRLDATEDVVVLMDLGSAVLSAEMALEFVEHPERVHLSSAPFVEGLVAAVVLAATGADWTSIHAELGGAYAQKARHLETGSGEPTPAPSPPAPESTSAEDEASFEAVVVNPSGLHARPAATFVKTAAKFDALVEIENVDAGSGPVSAASLLALIALGIGRGARIRVRARGREAQPAIDALRALVEDGFGEV from the coding sequence ATGATCGGTTTCGTCGTCGTCTCGCACAGCCGCCCGCTCGCCGAGGCCGCCGTGGCCCTCGCCACCCAGATGGTGGCGGAGGGCCCGCCCCCGATCGAGATCGCCGCAGGCTCGGCGGACGGCGGGTTCGGCACCGATGCGGCGGCGATCGCCGCATCCATCGACCGGCTCGACGCGACCGAGGACGTCGTCGTGCTGATGGATCTCGGCTCCGCCGTGCTGAGCGCCGAGATGGCGCTCGAGTTCGTCGAGCACCCGGAGCGCGTCCACCTGAGCTCCGCGCCCTTCGTCGAAGGACTCGTCGCGGCCGTCGTGCTCGCGGCGACGGGGGCCGACTGGACGAGCATCCACGCAGAGCTCGGCGGCGCATACGCGCAGAAGGCGCGCCACCTGGAGACCGGGTCCGGCGAACCGACGCCGGCGCCGTCACCGCCTGCGCCCGAATCAACCTCCGCCGAGGACGAGGCCTCGTTCGAGGCGGTCGTCGTCAACCCCTCGGGGTTGCACGCGCGGCCCGCAGCCACGTTCGTGAAGACCGCGGCGAAGTTCGACGCCCTCGTGGAGATCGAGAACGTCGACGCGGGATCGGGTCCTGTCTCCGCGGCGAGTCTGCTCGCGCTGATCGCCCTGGGCATCGGGCGCGGAGCACGCATCCGGGTGCGTGCGCGCGGACGCGAGGCTCAGCCCGCGATCGACGCGCTGCGCGCCCTCGTCGAAGACGGCTTCGGCGAGGTCTGA